The following are encoded in a window of Oncorhynchus keta strain PuntledgeMale-10-30-2019 chromosome 10, Oket_V2, whole genome shotgun sequence genomic DNA:
- the LOC127932483 gene encoding uncharacterized protein LOC127932483 isoform X15, giving the protein MFSGVVLGVLGDVMFSGVVLGVLGVVMFSGVVLGVLGDVMFSGVVLGVLGVVMFSGVALGVLGDVMFSGVVLGVLGVVMFSGVVLGVLGDVMFSGVVLGVLGDVMFSGVVLGVLGDVMFSGVVLGVLGVVMFSGVVLGVLGDVMFSGVVLGVLGDVMFSGVVLGVLGDVMFSGVVLGVLGVVMFSGVVLGVVLLLLGLLLFMFFRQRRDRDRRPTGTASKHSAILLVSDSMTPNLDPDTGTITNPIYATATNQNPDTACDITTIYTNATNPRRDDIHFNFGPSTEVSDNVTYATVNFP; this is encoded by the exons ATGTTCTCTGGTGTTGTTCTGGGTGTTCTAGGTGATGTGATGTTCTCTGGTGTTGTTCTGGGTGTTCTAGGTGTTGTGATGTTCTCTGGTGTTGTTCTGGGTGTTCTAGGTGATGTGATGTTCTCTGGTGTTGTTCTGGGTGTTCTAGGTGTTGTGATGTTCTCTGGTGTTGCTCTGGGTGTTCTAG GTGATGTGATGTTCTCTGGTGTTGTTCTGGGTGTTCTAGGTGTTGTGATGTTCTCTGGTGTTGTTCTGGGTGTTCTAG GTGATGTGATGTTCTCTGGTGTTGTTCTGGGTGTTCTAGGTGATGTGATGTTCTCTGGTGTTGTTCTGGGTGTTCTAG GTGATGTGATGTTCTCTGGTGTTGTTCTGGGTGTTCTAG GTGTTGTGATGTTCTCTGGTGTTGTTCTGGGTGTTCTAGGTGATGTGATGTTCTCTGGTGTTGTTCTGGGTGTTCTAGGTGATGTGATGTTCTCTGGTGTTGTTCTGGGTGTTCTAGGTGATGTGATGTTCTCTGGTGTTGTTCTGGGTGTTCTAGGTGTTGTGATGTTCTCTGGTGTTGTTCTGGGTGTTGTTCTACTACTGCTGGGTCTGCTGCTGTTCATGTTCttcagacagaggagagacagagacaggagaccaacaggtacag CATCCAAACACTCTGCTATACTGTTGGTGTCTGACTCCATGACACCCAACCTAGAtccagacacaggaaccatcactAACCCCATCTACGCCACAGCAACCAATCAGAACCCAGATACAGCCTGTGACATCACCACCATCTATACCAACGCAACCAATCCTCGTCGAGATGACATCCACTTCAACTTTGGTCCGTCCACAGAGGTTTCAGACAATGTGACCTACGCTACTGTCAACTTCCCCTGA
- the LOC127932483 gene encoding uncharacterized protein LOC127932483 isoform X26, producing MFSGVVLGVLGDVMFSGVVLGVLGVVMFSGVVLGVLGDVMFSGVVLGVLGVVMFSGVALGVLGDVMFSGVVLGVLGDVMFSGVVLGVLGVVMFSGVVLGVLGDVMFSGVVLGVLGDVMFSGVVLGVLGDVMFSGVVLGVLGVVMFSGVVLGVVLLLLGLLLFMFFRQRRDRDRRPTGTASKHSAILLVSDSMTPNLDPDTGTITNPIYATATNQNPDTACDITTIYTNATNPRRDDIHFNFGPSTEVSDNVTYATVNFP from the exons ATGTTCTCTGGTGTTGTTCTGGGTGTTCTAGGTGATGTGATGTTCTCTGGTGTTGTTCTGGGTGTTCTAGGTGTTGTGATGTTCTCTGGTGTTGTTCTGGGTGTTCTAGGTGATGTGATGTTCTCTGGTGTTGTTCTGGGTGTTCTAGGTGTTGTGATGTTCTCTGGTGTTGCTCTGGGTGTTCTAG GTGATGTGATGTTCTCTGGTGTTGTTCTGGGTGTTCTAGGTGATGTGATGTTCTCTGGTGTTGTTCTGGGTGTTCTAG GTGTTGTGATGTTCTCTGGTGTTGTTCTGGGTGTTCTAGGTGATGTGATGTTCTCTGGTGTTGTTCTGGGTGTTCTAGGTGATGTGATGTTCTCTGGTGTTGTTCTGGGTGTTCTAGGTGATGTGATGTTCTCTGGTGTTGTTCTGGGTGTTCTAGGTGTTGTGATGTTCTCTGGTGTTGTTCTGGGTGTTGTTCTACTACTGCTGGGTCTGCTGCTGTTCATGTTCttcagacagaggagagacagagacaggagaccaacaggtacag CATCCAAACACTCTGCTATACTGTTGGTGTCTGACTCCATGACACCCAACCTAGAtccagacacaggaaccatcactAACCCCATCTACGCCACAGCAACCAATCAGAACCCAGATACAGCCTGTGACATCACCACCATCTATACCAACGCAACCAATCCTCGTCGAGATGACATCCACTTCAACTTTGGTCCGTCCACAGAGGTTTCAGACAATGTGACCTACGCTACTGTCAACTTCCCCTGA
- the LOC127932483 gene encoding uncharacterized protein LOC127932483 isoform X25 — translation MFSGVVLGVLGDVMFSGVVLGVLGVVMFSGVVLGVLGDVMFSGVVLGVLGVVMFSGVALGVLGDVMFSGVVLGVLGDVMFSGVVLGVLGDVMFSGVVLGVLGDVMFSGVVLGVLGDVMFSGVVLGVLGDVMFSGVVLGVLGVVMFSGVVLGVVLLLLGLLLFMFFRQRRDRDRRPTGTASKHSAILLVSDSMTPNLDPDTGTITNPIYATATNQNPDTACDITTIYTNATNPRRDDIHFNFGPSTEVSDNVTYATVNFP, via the exons ATGTTCTCTGGTGTTGTTCTGGGTGTTCTAGGTGATGTGATGTTCTCTGGTGTTGTTCTGGGTGTTCTAGGTGTTGTGATGTTCTCTGGTGTTGTTCTGGGTGTTCTAGGTGATGTGATGTTCTCTGGTGTTGTTCTGGGTGTTCTAGGTGTTGTGATGTTCTCTGGTGTTGCTCTGGGTGTTCTAG GTGATGTGATGTTCTCTGGTGTTGTTCTGGGTGTTCTAGGTGATGTGATGTTCTCTGGTGTTGTTCTGGGTGTTCTAGGTGATGTGATGTTCTCTGGTGTTGTTCTGGGTGTTCTAG GTGATGTGATGTTCTCTGGTGTTGTTCTGGGTGTTCTAGGTGATGTGATGTTCTCTGGTGTTGTTCTGGGTGTTCTAGGTGATGTGATGTTCTCTGGTGTTGTTCTGGGTGTTCTAGGTGTTGTGATGTTCTCTGGTGTTGTTCTGGGTGTTGTTCTACTACTGCTGGGTCTGCTGCTGTTCATGTTCttcagacagaggagagacagagacaggagaccaacaggtacag CATCCAAACACTCTGCTATACTGTTGGTGTCTGACTCCATGACACCCAACCTAGAtccagacacaggaaccatcactAACCCCATCTACGCCACAGCAACCAATCAGAACCCAGATACAGCCTGTGACATCACCACCATCTATACCAACGCAACCAATCCTCGTCGAGATGACATCCACTTCAACTTTGGTCCGTCCACAGAGGTTTCAGACAATGTGACCTACGCTACTGTCAACTTCCCCTGA
- the LOC127932483 gene encoding uncharacterized protein LOC127932483 isoform X45 codes for MFSGVVLGVLGDVMFSGVVLGVLGVVMFSGVVLGVLGDVMFSGVVLGVLGDVMFSGVVLGVLGDVMFSGVVLGVLGDVMFSGVVLGVLGDVMFSGVVLGVLGDVMFSGVVLGVLGVVMFSGVVLGVVLLLLGLLLFMFFRQRRDRDRRPTGTASKHSAILLVSDSMTPNLDPDTGTITNPIYATATNQNPDTACDITTIYTNATNPRRDDIHFNFGPSTEVSDNVTYATVNFP; via the exons ATGTTCTCTGGTGTTGTTCTGGGTGTTCTAGGTGATGTGATGTTCTCTGGTGTTGTTCTGGGTGTTCTAGGTGTTGTGATGTTCTCTGGTGTTGTTCTGGGTGTTCTAGGTGATGTGATGTTCTCTGGTGTTGTTCTGGGTGTTCTAG GTGATGTGATGTTCTCTGGTGTTGTTCTGGGTGTTCTAGGTGATGTGATGTTCTCTGGTGTTGTTCTGGGTGTTCTAG GTGATGTGATGTTCTCTGGTGTTGTTCTGGGTGTTCTAGGTGATGTGATGTTCTCTGGTGTTGTTCTGGGTGTTCTAGGTGATGTGATGTTCTCTGGTGTTGTTCTGGGTGTTCTAGGTGTTGTGATGTTCTCTGGTGTTGTTCTGGGTGTTGTTCTACTACTGCTGGGTCTGCTGCTGTTCATGTTCttcagacagaggagagacagagacaggagaccaacaggtacag CATCCAAACACTCTGCTATACTGTTGGTGTCTGACTCCATGACACCCAACCTAGAtccagacacaggaaccatcactAACCCCATCTACGCCACAGCAACCAATCAGAACCCAGATACAGCCTGTGACATCACCACCATCTATACCAACGCAACCAATCCTCGTCGAGATGACATCCACTTCAACTTTGGTCCGTCCACAGAGGTTTCAGACAATGTGACCTACGCTACTGTCAACTTCCCCTGA
- the LOC127932483 gene encoding uncharacterized protein LOC127932483 isoform X46: MFSGVVLGVLGDVMFSGVVLGVLGVVMFSGVVLGVLGVVMFSGVVLGVLGDVMFSGVVLGVLGVVMFSGVVLGVLGDVMFSGVVLGVLGDVMFSGVVLGVLGDVMFSGVVLGVLGVVMFSGVVLGVVLLLLGLLLFMFFRQRRDRDRRPTGTASKHSAILLVSDSMTPNLDPDTGTITNPIYATATNQNPDTACDITTIYTNATNPRRDDIHFNFGPSTEVSDNVTYATVNFP, encoded by the exons ATGTTCTCTGGTGTTGTTCTGGGTGTTCTAGGTGATGTGATGTTCTCTGGTGTTGTTCTGGGTGTTCTAGGTGTTGTGATGTTCTCTGGTGTTGTTCTGGGTGTTCTAG GTGTTGTGATGTTCTCTGGTGTTGTTCTGGGTGTTCTAGGTGATGTGATGTTCTCTGGTGTTGTTCTGGGTGTTCTAG GTGTTGTGATGTTCTCTGGTGTTGTTCTGGGTGTTCTAGGTGATGTGATGTTCTCTGGTGTTGTTCTGGGTGTTCTAGGTGATGTGATGTTCTCTGGTGTTGTTCTGGGTGTTCTAGGTGATGTGATGTTCTCTGGTGTTGTTCTGGGTGTTCTAGGTGTTGTGATGTTCTCTGGTGTTGTTCTGGGTGTTGTTCTACTACTGCTGGGTCTGCTGCTGTTCATGTTCttcagacagaggagagacagagacaggagaccaacaggtacag CATCCAAACACTCTGCTATACTGTTGGTGTCTGACTCCATGACACCCAACCTAGAtccagacacaggaaccatcactAACCCCATCTACGCCACAGCAACCAATCAGAACCCAGATACAGCCTGTGACATCACCACCATCTATACCAACGCAACCAATCCTCGTCGAGATGACATCCACTTCAACTTTGGTCCGTCCACAGAGGTTTCAGACAATGTGACCTACGCTACTGTCAACTTCCCCTGA
- the LOC127932483 gene encoding uncharacterized protein LOC127932483 isoform X28, protein MFSGVVLGVLGDVMFSGVVLGVLGVVMFSGVVLGVLGDVMFSGVVLGVLGVVMFSGVALGVLGDVMFSGVVLGVLGDVMFSGVVLGVLGVVMFSGVVLGVLGDVMFSGVVLGVLGDVMFSGVVLGVLGDVMFSGVVLGVLGVVMFSGVVLGVVLLLLGLLLFMFFRQRRDRDRRPTGTASKHSAILLVSDSMTPNLDPDTGTITNPIYATATNQNPDTACDITTIYTNATNPRRDDIHFNFGPSTEVSDNVTYATVNFP, encoded by the exons ATGTTCTCTGGTGTTGTTCTGGGTGTTCTAGGTGATGTGATGTTCTCTGGTGTTGTTCTGGGTGTTCTAGGTGTTGTGATGTTCTCTGGTGTTGTTCTGGGTGTTCTAGGTGATGTGATGTTCTCTGGTGTTGTTCTGGGTGTTCTAGGTGTTGTGATGTTCTCTGGTGTTGCTCTGGGTGTTCTAG GTGATGTGATGTTCTCTGGTGTTGTTCTGGGTGTTCTAG GTGATGTGATGTTCTCTGGTGTTGTTCTGGGTGTTCTAG GTGTTGTGATGTTCTCTGGTGTTGTTCTGGGTGTTCTAGGTGATGTGATGTTCTCTGGTGTTGTTCTGGGTGTTCTAGGTGATGTGATGTTCTCTGGTGTTGTTCTGGGTGTTCTAGGTGATGTGATGTTCTCTGGTGTTGTTCTGGGTGTTCTAGGTGTTGTGATGTTCTCTGGTGTTGTTCTGGGTGTTGTTCTACTACTGCTGGGTCTGCTGCTGTTCATGTTCttcagacagaggagagacagagacaggagaccaacaggtacag CATCCAAACACTCTGCTATACTGTTGGTGTCTGACTCCATGACACCCAACCTAGAtccagacacaggaaccatcactAACCCCATCTACGCCACAGCAACCAATCAGAACCCAGATACAGCCTGTGACATCACCACCATCTATACCAACGCAACCAATCCTCGTCGAGATGACATCCACTTCAACTTTGGTCCGTCCACAGAGGTTTCAGACAATGTGACCTACGCTACTGTCAACTTCCCCTGA
- the LOC127932483 gene encoding uncharacterized protein LOC127932483 isoform X27, whose amino-acid sequence MFSGVVLGVLGDVMFSGVVLGVLGVVMFSGVVLGVLGDVMFSGVVLGVLGVVMFSGVALGVLGDVMFSGVVLGVLGDVMFSGVVLGVLGDVMFSGVVLGVLGDVMFSGVVLGVLGDVMFSGVVLGVLGDVMFSGVVLGVLGVVMFSGVVLGVVLLLLGLLLFMFFRQRRDRDRRPTGTASKHSAILLVSDSMTPNLDPDTGTITNPIYATATNQNPDTACDITTIYTNATNPRRDDIHFNFGPSTEVSDNVTYATVNFP is encoded by the exons ATGTTCTCTGGTGTTGTTCTGGGTGTTCTAGGTGATGTGATGTTCTCTGGTGTTGTTCTGGGTGTTCTAGGTGTTGTGATGTTCTCTGGTGTTGTTCTGGGTGTTCTAGGTGATGTGATGTTCTCTGGTGTTGTTCTGGGTGTTCTAGGTGTTGTGATGTTCTCTGGTGTTGCTCTGGGTGTTCTAG GTGATGTGATGTTCTCTGGTGTTGTTCTGGGTGTTCTAG GTGATGTGATGTTCTCTGGTGTTGTTCTGGGTGTTCTAGGTGATGTGATGTTCTCTGGTGTTGTTCTGGGTGTTCTAG GTGATGTGATGTTCTCTGGTGTTGTTCTGGGTGTTCTAGGTGATGTGATGTTCTCTGGTGTTGTTCTGGGTGTTCTAGGTGATGTGATGTTCTCTGGTGTTGTTCTGGGTGTTCTAGGTGTTGTGATGTTCTCTGGTGTTGTTCTGGGTGTTGTTCTACTACTGCTGGGTCTGCTGCTGTTCATGTTCttcagacagaggagagacagagacaggagaccaacaggtacag CATCCAAACACTCTGCTATACTGTTGGTGTCTGACTCCATGACACCCAACCTAGAtccagacacaggaaccatcactAACCCCATCTACGCCACAGCAACCAATCAGAACCCAGATACAGCCTGTGACATCACCACCATCTATACCAACGCAACCAATCCTCGTCGAGATGACATCCACTTCAACTTTGGTCCGTCCACAGAGGTTTCAGACAATGTGACCTACGCTACTGTCAACTTCCCCTGA
- the LOC127932483 gene encoding uncharacterized protein LOC127932483 isoform X24, producing MFSGVVLGVLGDVMFSGVVLGVLGVVMFSGVVLGVLGDVMFSGVVLGVLGVVMFSGVALGVLGDVMFSGVVLGVLGVVMFSGVVLGVLGVVMFSGVVLGVLGDVMFSGVVLGVLGDVMFSGVVLGVLGDVMFSGVVLGVLGVVMFSGVVLGVVLLLLGLLLFMFFRQRRDRDRRPTGTASKHSAILLVSDSMTPNLDPDTGTITNPIYATATNQNPDTACDITTIYTNATNPRRDDIHFNFGPSTEVSDNVTYATVNFP from the exons ATGTTCTCTGGTGTTGTTCTGGGTGTTCTAGGTGATGTGATGTTCTCTGGTGTTGTTCTGGGTGTTCTAGGTGTTGTGATGTTCTCTGGTGTTGTTCTGGGTGTTCTAGGTGATGTGATGTTCTCTGGTGTTGTTCTGGGTGTTCTAGGTGTTGTGATGTTCTCTGGTGTTGCTCTGGGTGTTCTAG GTGATGTGATGTTCTCTGGTGTTGTTCTGGGTGTTCTAGGTGTTGTGATGTTCTCTGGTGTTGTTCTGGGTGTTCTAG GTGTTGTGATGTTCTCTGGTGTTGTTCTGGGTGTTCTAGGTGATGTGATGTTCTCTGGTGTTGTTCTGGGTGTTCTAGGTGATGTGATGTTCTCTGGTGTTGTTCTGGGTGTTCTAGGTGATGTGATGTTCTCTGGTGTTGTTCTGGGTGTTCTAGGTGTTGTGATGTTCTCTGGTGTTGTTCTGGGTGTTGTTCTACTACTGCTGGGTCTGCTGCTGTTCATGTTCttcagacagaggagagacagagacaggagaccaacaggtacag CATCCAAACACTCTGCTATACTGTTGGTGTCTGACTCCATGACACCCAACCTAGAtccagacacaggaaccatcactAACCCCATCTACGCCACAGCAACCAATCAGAACCCAGATACAGCCTGTGACATCACCACCATCTATACCAACGCAACCAATCCTCGTCGAGATGACATCCACTTCAACTTTGGTCCGTCCACAGAGGTTTCAGACAATGTGACCTACGCTACTGTCAACTTCCCCTGA
- the LOC127932483 gene encoding uncharacterized protein LOC127932483 isoform X8 translates to MFSGVVLGVLGDVMFSGVVLGVLGVVMFSGVVLGVLGDVMFSGVVLGVLGVVMFSGVALGVLGDVMFSGVVLGVLGVVMFSGVVLGVLGDVMFSGVVLGVLGDVMFSGVVLGVLGDVMFSGVVLGVLGDVMFSGVVLGVLGVVMFSGVVLGVLGDVMFSGVVLGVLGDVMFSGVVLGVLGDVMFSGVVLGVLGVVMFSGVVLGVVLLLLGLLLFMFFRQRRDRDRRPTGTASKHSAILLVSDSMTPNLDPDTGTITNPIYATATNQNPDTACDITTIYTNATNPRRDDIHFNFGPSTEVSDNVTYATVNFP, encoded by the exons ATGTTCTCTGGTGTTGTTCTGGGTGTTCTAGGTGATGTGATGTTCTCTGGTGTTGTTCTGGGTGTTCTAGGTGTTGTGATGTTCTCTGGTGTTGTTCTGGGTGTTCTAGGTGATGTGATGTTCTCTGGTGTTGTTCTGGGTGTTCTAGGTGTTGTGATGTTCTCTGGTGTTGCTCTGGGTGTTCTAG GTGATGTGATGTTCTCTGGTGTTGTTCTGGGTGTTCTAGGTGTTGTGATGTTCTCTGGTGTTGTTCTGGGTGTTCTAG GTGATGTGATGTTCTCTGGTGTTGTTCTGGGTGTTCTAGGTGATGTGATGTTCTCTGGTGTTGTTCTGGGTGTTCTAG GTGATGTGATGTTCTCTGGTGTTGTTCTGGGTGTTCTAGGTGATGTGATGTTCTCTGGTGTTGTTCTGGGTGTTCTAG GTGTTGTGATGTTCTCTGGTGTTGTTCTGGGTGTTCTAGGTGATGTGATGTTCTCTGGTGTTGTTCTGGGTGTTCTAGGTGATGTGATGTTCTCTGGTGTTGTTCTGGGTGTTCTAGGTGATGTGATGTTCTCTGGTGTTGTTCTGGGTGTTCTAGGTGTTGTGATGTTCTCTGGTGTTGTTCTGGGTGTTGTTCTACTACTGCTGGGTCTGCTGCTGTTCATGTTCttcagacagaggagagacagagacaggagaccaacaggtacag CATCCAAACACTCTGCTATACTGTTGGTGTCTGACTCCATGACACCCAACCTAGAtccagacacaggaaccatcactAACCCCATCTACGCCACAGCAACCAATCAGAACCCAGATACAGCCTGTGACATCACCACCATCTATACCAACGCAACCAATCCTCGTCGAGATGACATCCACTTCAACTTTGGTCCGTCCACAGAGGTTTCAGACAATGTGACCTACGCTACTGTCAACTTCCCCTGA